A window from Candidatus Nitrospira neomarina encodes these proteins:
- a CDS encoding YeeE/YedE thiosulfate transporter family protein, translated as MNVLSQKYWSPYVVGAAIGVLSWFAFASADHPIGITTPFEHTAALIFQTADPTLTQAYMQKTEKQPVIGWEWMLVLGVFSGASLSAWLSGDRTREIVPELWQWRFGSSVPLRLAGAFLGAALMMIGARIAQGCTSGHGISGTLQLALSSWVFVVVIFSVAALTAFVMFGKRGREHV; from the coding sequence ATGAATGTCCTGAGCCAAAAATATTGGTCCCCCTATGTCGTGGGTGCGGCCATCGGGGTACTGAGCTGGTTTGCCTTTGCCTCGGCCGATCATCCCATTGGCATTACGACGCCGTTCGAACACACAGCGGCCCTTATTTTTCAAACTGCCGATCCCACCCTGACTCAGGCATATATGCAGAAAACAGAGAAACAGCCCGTCATCGGGTGGGAATGGATGCTGGTGCTTGGTGTCTTTAGCGGTGCCAGTCTCAGTGCATGGCTGTCGGGAGACCGTACGCGGGAAATTGTCCCAGAGCTTTGGCAGTGGCGCTTCGGTTCCAGCGTGCCTCTCCGTCTCGCAGGGGCCTTTCTCGGAGCGGCGTTAATGATGATAGGGGCCAGAATCGCCCAAGGGTGCACGAGTGGACATGGCATCAGCGGAACCCTCCAGCTGGCGCTCTCCAGTTGGGTTTTTGTCGTCGTGATCTTTTCCGTGGCGGCCCTCACCGCCTTTGTCATGTTTGGGAAGAGAGGACGCGAACATGTTTGA
- a CDS encoding YeeE/YedE thiosulfate transporter family protein — MFDPPDRLLLGLVTGILFGFLLQKGRVAKYPIILGQLLLKDWTVLKIMLTAIAVGAIGVYGLVAVELASLHIKPTLWEGVLVGGVLFGIGIAIFGYCPGTGVAACGEGRKDAMVGVVGMLAGAWAYVWMYPLLVPLIGDDGDSGENHPS; from the coding sequence ATGTTTGATCCGCCTGACCGTCTTTTGTTGGGGTTGGTGACCGGAATCCTATTTGGTTTTCTCCTTCAGAAGGGGCGTGTGGCCAAATATCCGATAATACTTGGACAACTGCTGTTGAAAGACTGGACGGTGTTAAAAATTATGCTGACGGCAATTGCCGTGGGCGCAATAGGCGTTTATGGTTTGGTGGCTGTAGAATTGGCCAGTCTCCATATAAAACCCACGCTATGGGAAGGCGTGCTCGTGGGAGGGGTCTTGTTTGGTATCGGTATCGCCATTTTTGGATATTGCCCTGGTACTGGCGTGGCGGCATGTGGAGAAGGACGTAAAGACGCGATGGTAGGGGTGGTTGGAATGTTGGCGGGCGCCTGGGCTTATGTGTGGATGTATCCGCTATTGGTACCGCTTATTGGCGATGACGGAGATTCGGGGGAAAATCACCCTTCCTGA
- a CDS encoding PRC-barrel domain-containing protein → MTTKIRQVLSSSSIVGTNVQNSAREDLGEIKDLMIDLSGGRIAYAVLSFGGFLGMGDKLFAIPWEAFQVVQEEEILVLNVAKEKLEQAPGFDKDNWPDMADVTWGKSIHAYYGYDPYWD, encoded by the coding sequence ATGACTACCAAAATTCGTCAGGTTCTTTCATCAAGTTCTATTGTCGGAACGAACGTCCAAAATTCCGCGAGAGAAGACCTGGGAGAAATTAAAGATCTCATGATCGATCTCTCAGGAGGACGCATTGCCTATGCGGTGCTGTCATTTGGGGGATTTTTAGGAATGGGAGATAAACTGTTTGCGATTCCCTGGGAGGCATTTCAGGTCGTTCAAGAAGAGGAAATCTTAGTCTTAAACGTGGCAAAGGAGAAATTAGAACAAGCTCCCGGTTTTGACAAAGATAACTGGCCGGATATGGCTGATGTGACCTGGGGAAAAAGCATTCATGCCTATTATGGTTATGACCCCTATTGGGATTAA
- a CDS encoding cupin domain-containing protein codes for MVDTSIKKVQSDHSPKGSMGQTYLATGVGIAMRLWEQLPIGQTQESSSREYETIGYVIHGRAELQLEGQTILLNAGDCWVVPKGASHSYTILETFTAVEATHPPAHVHGRDEVPPS; via the coding sequence ATGGTCGATACGAGTATTAAAAAAGTCCAATCAGATCATTCTCCTAAGGGTTCCATGGGACAGACTTACTTAGCCACGGGCGTGGGAATAGCCATGCGATTATGGGAACAATTGCCTATTGGACAGACACAGGAATCTTCATCCAGGGAATATGAAACCATCGGATATGTCATCCACGGTCGAGCTGAGCTGCAGTTGGAAGGTCAAACCATTTTGCTGAATGCGGGAGATTGTTGGGTGGTTCCCAAAGGCGCAAGTCACAGCTATACCATTCTTGAAACATTCACCGCGGTTGAAGCGACCCACCCCCCAGCGCATGTCCATGGTCGCGATGAAGTCCCCCCCTCTTGA
- a CDS encoding M48 family metallopeptidase, translating to MSMAIGCETVPYTDRSQLVVVPQSQATEMGEQAFQQILSDPKVQQSQSPEEQEAVNRVAERIIQAAKESKFAEDAKAFKWEVTVIKDDQTKNAFALPGGKIAVYTGIFPVAKTDAGLAAILGHEVVHALARHGSERMSQEVLAQAGLSAAAVGLGVSGAGPVVGQATMAALGLGTKVGILLPYSRTHESEADSIGLILAARAGYDPQEAVRVWQRMQQGSEGAPSEFLSTHPSHETRITRLQEEMPEALQIFRKVEHAPEHELPAVNP from the coding sequence ATGAGCATGGCGATAGGGTGCGAAACCGTTCCGTATACCGATCGGTCCCAACTTGTTGTGGTACCGCAATCTCAGGCCACAGAAATGGGCGAACAGGCTTTTCAGCAAATTCTTTCCGATCCTAAAGTCCAACAATCTCAATCCCCTGAGGAACAAGAAGCCGTAAATCGTGTGGCGGAAAGAATCATCCAAGCGGCAAAAGAATCCAAATTTGCGGAAGACGCCAAAGCCTTTAAGTGGGAAGTCACTGTGATCAAAGATGACCAGACCAAAAATGCGTTTGCTTTGCCGGGCGGGAAGATTGCCGTGTATACCGGAATCTTCCCCGTTGCCAAAACCGATGCCGGACTGGCGGCCATTCTGGGACACGAGGTCGTCCATGCCCTTGCCCGCCACGGTTCGGAGCGTATGAGTCAGGAGGTGCTTGCTCAAGCCGGACTATCCGCTGCCGCCGTGGGGCTTGGGGTAAGTGGTGCGGGCCCTGTTGTGGGGCAGGCCACGATGGCTGCCTTAGGCTTGGGAACAAAAGTCGGCATCCTCCTCCCCTACAGTCGCACGCATGAATCCGAAGCCGACTCTATTGGGCTGATTCTGGCAGCCCGGGCTGGCTATGATCCTCAGGAAGCGGTTCGGGTGTGGCAACGCATGCAACAAGGAAGCGAGGGAGCCCCCTCCGAATTTCTTTCCACCCATCCAAGCCATGAGACGAGAATTACACGTCTTCAAGAAGAAATGCCTGAGGCCTTACAAATCTTCCGGAAGGTGGAACATGCGCCAGAACATGAGCTTCCGGCTGTCAATCCATAA
- a CDS encoding response regulator gives MWQGVAGGREGLSVLRSSRFDLVICDYRMPEMNGFRFIHTLGTTYDISTIFIIFTTTHSARTVIDHAFSLGATTTQVEPYSLETLQTVLVLIRR, from the coding sequence GTGTGGCAGGGGGTGGCTGGTGGTCGCGAAGGTCTTAGCGTATTACGCTCCTCACGGTTTGATCTTGTGATTTGTGATTATCGTATGCCGGAAATGAATGGCTTTCGATTCATCCACACCTTAGGAACGACCTACGATATCTCAACTATTTTCATCATTTTCACAACGACGCATTCTGCTCGGACTGTGATTGACCATGCGTTCTCCCTCGGAGCGACCACCACTCAGGTAGAGCCCTATTCCTTGGAAACTCTGCAAACAGTCCTTGTTTTAATCAGGCGCTGA
- a CDS encoding PRC-barrel domain-containing protein, whose translation MLRDLNKIKNCVLQGTDGIIGTVADFYANDQTWKIHYLAADTGNWLQGRHVLISTQSFMHPHEDVGSFRALVSKAQVEGAPEFEIEKPFSREKEREICNYYQWNTYFPIDERELAVFPGTLTSANGLKDFSLQATDGEIGKIINFLIDDANWTVRYLVVDTSKWLAGRKVLISPMWNKSINWAERMMVVDLNQDQIEKSPEYDPAAPIERVYEINLYKHYGKPQYW comes from the coding sequence ATGTTACGAGATCTTAATAAAATTAAAAACTGCGTGCTCCAGGGTACGGATGGAATTATCGGTACCGTGGCAGACTTCTATGCCAATGATCAGACATGGAAAATCCATTATCTGGCTGCTGACACCGGAAACTGGTTGCAAGGCCGGCATGTGTTGATTTCTACCCAGAGTTTTATGCACCCCCATGAAGATGTTGGGTCGTTCCGGGCCTTAGTCAGTAAAGCGCAAGTTGAGGGCGCGCCGGAGTTTGAAATAGAAAAACCATTCTCCCGGGAGAAGGAACGGGAAATCTGCAATTATTATCAATGGAATACCTATTTTCCAATTGACGAGAGGGAACTTGCGGTGTTCCCCGGCACATTAACCAGCGCGAACGGGCTCAAGGATTTTTCCCTCCAGGCGACGGATGGTGAAATCGGGAAGATTATTAATTTCCTCATTGACGATGCCAATTGGACCGTGCGCTATTTGGTCGTGGATACCTCCAAATGGCTCGCCGGCAGAAAAGTGTTGATCAGTCCCATGTGGAATAAATCCATTAACTGGGCAGAGAGAATGATGGTCGTGGACCTCAATCAGGACCAGATTGAAAAATCTCCGGAATATGATCCAGCCGCCCCAATCGAACGGGTGTACGAAATAAATCTGTATAAACATTACGGTAAACCACAATACTGGTAG
- a CDS encoding glucose-6-phosphate dehydrogenase gives MYEHLVIFGATGDVSKRYVFPALAQVFANRGLPTEYKITGVGRRDWHTPQFQEHVSEFLANHHTPPPSRSREGFLESLEYVRVEDLGDTRQIQSIFNKQAGSTLLYLGLPPQMFPPVLESLRQVNLPPGTRLIIEKPFGLSYAQSQNLNRIVHQKFPEESIFRIDHFLGMPIVCTIFGLRFANPVFTPIWNRHSINKIEVIWDETLTVEGRADFYDRAGALKDMIQNHLLQLLAVLAHEPLETMWSPDFRDKRVELFQSVRKPSRAEIRAQTVRARYRSGEIGGVRVPGYAKSKGVVPGRNTETFAQVILWVDNERWQGVPFVLRSGKALSRDRKEIRVHFKPGQKNTESLLSEEGGNILRLNLASEEVNLGIFTIQEAGGVTPAPMRVDDPISPERLSPYERLFLEAMSGQSRLFVRDDEVEEMWQIIQPIADAWAENVVPLQVYPAGSNGPSLEDTEGVTESAQFPTTADTPGGEPFPSYH, from the coding sequence ATGTATGAGCATCTGGTCATTTTTGGAGCGACAGGCGACGTCTCGAAACGGTATGTTTTTCCTGCCTTGGCTCAAGTGTTCGCCAACCGGGGTCTTCCCACAGAGTATAAAATCACCGGCGTTGGACGGCGAGATTGGCATACGCCTCAGTTTCAAGAACATGTGTCCGAATTTCTCGCCAACCATCACACGCCACCCCCTTCACGATCCCGGGAAGGATTTCTGGAATCGTTGGAGTATGTACGGGTAGAAGATCTTGGTGACACTCGACAAATTCAGTCGATCTTTAATAAACAGGCAGGATCGACGCTGTTATATTTAGGGCTACCTCCCCAGATGTTTCCTCCCGTTTTGGAGTCCCTCCGACAGGTTAACTTACCACCAGGGACCCGTCTCATTATCGAAAAACCGTTCGGGTTAAGCTATGCCCAATCCCAGAATTTGAACCGGATTGTCCATCAAAAATTTCCTGAAGAGAGTATATTTCGTATTGACCACTTTTTAGGAATGCCGATCGTGTGCACCATTTTTGGTCTCCGATTCGCCAATCCGGTCTTTACGCCTATCTGGAACCGGCATTCCATTAACAAGATTGAGGTGATATGGGATGAGACCTTGACCGTGGAAGGGCGTGCGGACTTCTACGATCGTGCCGGAGCCCTGAAGGATATGATTCAAAATCACCTCCTTCAGTTGTTGGCCGTCCTGGCTCATGAGCCCTTGGAGACCATGTGGTCTCCTGATTTTCGAGACAAAAGAGTGGAATTGTTTCAATCAGTGAGAAAACCGTCAAGGGCTGAGATTCGAGCGCAGACCGTACGAGCTCGTTACCGGTCAGGGGAGATCGGTGGTGTGCGGGTTCCCGGCTATGCAAAAAGCAAGGGGGTGGTTCCCGGACGAAACACTGAAACGTTTGCTCAGGTGATCCTCTGGGTCGACAATGAACGCTGGCAAGGCGTGCCTTTTGTGTTACGTTCCGGGAAAGCGTTAAGTCGGGATCGAAAAGAAATTCGAGTGCATTTCAAACCTGGGCAGAAAAATACGGAATCGCTCCTTTCAGAAGAAGGCGGTAACATCCTGCGATTGAATCTCGCGAGTGAAGAAGTCAATCTTGGGATATTTACTATCCAGGAAGCCGGTGGGGTCACACCTGCACCGATGAGGGTGGACGATCCCATTTCTCCTGAACGTCTTTCTCCCTATGAACGGTTGTTTCTCGAGGCCATGTCCGGCCAATCACGACTGTTTGTGCGGGATGATGAGGTCGAAGAGATGTGGCAAATTATTCAACCCATTGCCGATGCCTGGGCAGAAAACGTGGTTCCCTTACAGGTGTACCCGGCCGGGTCCAACGGTCCATCCTTGGAGGATACCGAAGGAGTGACAGAGTCCGCCCAATTCCCGACAACAGCGGACACTCCTGGAGGCGAGCCATTCCCATCCTATCATTAG
- a CDS encoding MgtC/SapB family protein gives MDVVSELEWYQIWSHFYHLVIAFLLAVPLGWDREQESRGAGLRTFPLVALGSCAYMLTGIHVLTSTDAEGRVIYGILTGIGFIGGGAILKDKGNVAGTATAASIWNTGAIGMAVAWDRYEIAMVLSALNFLTFRFMPLVKKRVTTTPSKPDHMES, from the coding sequence ATGGATGTGGTGTCTGAATTGGAGTGGTATCAAATATGGTCCCATTTTTATCATCTGGTCATTGCGTTTCTATTAGCCGTTCCTCTCGGATGGGATCGCGAACAAGAATCGCGCGGTGCAGGGCTGCGCACATTCCCCCTGGTTGCGCTTGGGTCATGCGCCTATATGTTGACCGGAATCCATGTGTTGACGTCCACCGATGCCGAAGGACGTGTCATCTATGGCATCTTAACCGGAATCGGTTTTATTGGCGGTGGCGCCATTCTCAAAGACAAAGGGAATGTGGCCGGAACCGCAACCGCGGCAAGTATTTGGAATACCGGAGCCATCGGAATGGCCGTGGCCTGGGATCGCTACGAAATTGCCATGGTGTTAAGCGCGTTGAATTTTTTGACGTTTCGGTTCATGCCGTTGGTGAAAAAACGTGTCACGACCACCCCATCAAAACCCGATCACATGGAATCCTAA
- a CDS encoding mechanosensitive ion channel family protein, translating into MIIFPSLTPGKILTGLGLGSIAIGFAFKDIFEIFLAGILILLREPFQLGDVIECEELEGFVEEITIRDTHIRQTDGQRVVLPNSMLFKNPVTVRTDRDLRRVTIICGIAYGEDVDRARQVIQEALDGLESVNRDKAVQIFAQGFGSSSIDFEVTWWTGSLPLDIRKSKDKVVAAVKRALDQAGIEIPFPYRTLTFKEPLQTLMTRQQTNRSDSDDT; encoded by the coding sequence ATGATTATTTTCCCCAGCTTGACTCCGGGAAAAATTCTCACGGGATTGGGGTTGGGATCTATCGCCATCGGATTTGCCTTCAAAGATATATTCGAAATTTTCCTTGCCGGCATCTTAATCCTGCTTCGCGAACCGTTCCAATTGGGAGATGTTATTGAATGCGAGGAGCTGGAGGGATTTGTAGAGGAGATTACCATTCGAGATACCCACATCCGTCAGACGGACGGCCAACGGGTTGTCCTGCCAAATAGCATGCTGTTTAAAAATCCGGTCACAGTGCGAACGGATCGGGACTTGCGACGCGTCACCATTATCTGCGGTATCGCCTATGGAGAGGATGTCGACCGCGCGCGACAGGTCATACAAGAGGCACTCGACGGCCTTGAATCAGTTAACCGGGATAAGGCCGTTCAAATCTTTGCTCAGGGGTTTGGGAGCAGTAGCATTGATTTTGAAGTGACCTGGTGGACGGGTTCCCTGCCCTTAGACATCCGGAAATCAAAGGACAAAGTCGTCGCGGCCGTCAAACGGGCGTTAGATCAGGCCGGAATTGAAATTCCGTTCCCCTATCGCACGTTGACCTTTAAGGAACCGTTGCAAACCCTGATGACCAGACAGCAAACGAATCGGAGTGATTCTGATGACACGTGA
- a CDS encoding mechanosensitive ion channel family protein — protein MEPLTIIVNSLRDLGRQVLAHLPHVISAVVILVAAWGMTRILERVLSRIFSRLGIRESLSELLRKLVYIGIWIVGV, from the coding sequence ATGGAACCTCTTACCATCATCGTGAACAGTCTCCGTGATTTAGGACGCCAAGTTCTGGCGCATCTTCCTCATGTCATCTCGGCCGTGGTGATTCTTGTGGCGGCCTGGGGGATGACCAGAATTCTGGAGAGGGTTTTAAGCCGGATTTTTTCCCGGTTAGGCATTCGGGAATCCCTTTCGGAACTGCTGAGAAAACTTGTCTATATCGGCATTTGGATCGTCGGAGTGTGA
- a CDS encoding AI-2E family transporter, with protein MPVPSPSPTTMKSARHVHLWEIVAVRELCILAIGIFLVWLCFQLQAILVPVFIGLGLAYLTEPALDYVEQRWKLPRWLAVTFMAMIICALVSGFFLWLGPNLVEQLSLFIEKVPTYLSLLADRHGLDVKEITQNFREISGNIQENPLSTLKTFLSGTGQVFYFTNLIIGTLGSFLFSFSLIILYFFFFAWSFPSIQHTVWSVVESQEDDRWAKLLSKMDRAIGEFFRGRLLIALMMSVMFAIGWFWVGMPYWILLGLGAGLLSLVPYAATLMWPVALLLKYLDMSMGSGSTDNYWMQLLVWPSAVYLGVQFLEGWVLTPWIQSQSTDLSAATILLVVLIGGALGGVLGLILAIPFAACLKIMAKELIIPRIQRGHITEVPHEIYTP; from the coding sequence ATGCCAGTACCATCTCCCTCTCCCACCACGATGAAATCTGCCCGCCATGTCCATCTCTGGGAAATTGTTGCGGTTCGTGAACTGTGTATCCTGGCGATAGGGATCTTTTTGGTTTGGTTGTGCTTTCAATTGCAGGCCATTTTAGTTCCGGTTTTCATAGGCCTGGGACTGGCCTATCTCACTGAACCTGCCTTGGATTATGTTGAGCAGAGATGGAAACTCCCTCGGTGGCTCGCCGTGACCTTCATGGCGATGATCATCTGCGCATTGGTGAGTGGGTTCTTCCTCTGGTTGGGTCCAAACCTTGTGGAACAATTGAGCCTTTTTATTGAAAAGGTTCCCACCTATCTTTCTCTTCTGGCCGACCGGCACGGCCTAGATGTGAAAGAGATAACACAAAATTTTAGGGAAATCTCAGGGAATATCCAGGAAAATCCGCTGTCTACACTTAAGACGTTTTTATCCGGAACGGGCCAGGTTTTTTATTTCACAAATCTTATTATCGGCACATTGGGTTCATTTTTATTCTCGTTCTCTTTAATCATCCTTTATTTTTTCTTTTTTGCCTGGAGTTTTCCTTCTATTCAACATACGGTATGGAGTGTCGTCGAATCTCAGGAGGACGACCGGTGGGCGAAATTACTGTCAAAAATGGATCGGGCCATTGGAGAATTCTTCAGAGGCCGGTTGTTGATTGCGTTAATGATGAGTGTGATGTTTGCCATCGGATGGTTTTGGGTAGGAATGCCGTATTGGATTCTCCTGGGACTCGGCGCAGGATTATTGAGTCTGGTCCCTTATGCCGCCACCTTGATGTGGCCTGTCGCCCTTCTTTTGAAATATTTAGATATGTCCATGGGATCCGGCTCAACCGACAATTATTGGATGCAACTCCTTGTCTGGCCCAGTGCCGTCTATCTGGGCGTTCAATTCCTTGAGGGGTGGGTGTTAACTCCTTGGATCCAAAGCCAGTCGACCGACCTCAGCGCTGCGACCATTCTGCTGGTGGTGCTGATCGGCGGGGCGCTTGGCGGCGTGTTGGGATTAATTCTTGCCATCCCTTTCGCGGCTTGTCTGAAAATTATGGCCAAGGAGCTGATTATTCCCCGGATTCAGCGAGGCCATATCACGGAAGTGCCCCATGAAATTTACACGCCCTAA
- a CDS encoding DUF1328 domain-containing protein, protein MTILKWAAIFFVIALIAGGFGFSGIAEGAAGIAQVLFYIFLVLCVVMVLIGVFVAKKIT, encoded by the coding sequence ATGACGATATTAAAATGGGCCGCCATTTTCTTTGTCATTGCGCTCATCGCGGGCGGATTTGGTTTCTCCGGAATTGCGGAAGGAGCGGCCGGAATTGCCCAAGTATTATTTTATATTTTTCTCGTGCTGTGCGTGGTTATGGTTCTCATCGGAGTGTTTGTGGCCAAAAAAATTACGTGA
- a CDS encoding BON domain-containing protein, which yields MKSTAGERMKMGAAAMALCLGMPVMAQAGSSYDYRDRSDVDTRGWSDYRAYDGDRDRHDNRQFYTDQYGDLDTMEEQDKHHRSRPEGYVTQDGYRSTASSRNTRNPNDRRADQTIRRDIMSELGEGTERVHVSVENGVATLSGMVLNREAMMEAEEAAYDGGARKVRNEMQVFRYDERPWGEMSDRSLARAVREELSWSPFVDEDPIRVNARRGVVTLQGTVKDRSQMAAAVENAYEAGARRVNNQLRIGN from the coding sequence ATGAAATCAACAGCAGGAGAACGAATGAAGATGGGAGCTGCCGCCATGGCGTTGTGCTTGGGCATGCCTGTTATGGCTCAGGCAGGATCATCGTATGATTACCGAGACCGATCAGATGTGGATACACGCGGATGGTCGGATTACCGTGCGTATGATGGCGACCGCGATCGTCATGACAATCGGCAGTTTTATACCGATCAATATGGTGATCTGGATACGATGGAAGAACAGGACAAACACCACAGGTCTCGGCCTGAGGGGTATGTGACTCAGGACGGATACCGGTCCACCGCTTCCTCACGGAATACACGGAACCCGAATGACAGGCGTGCCGACCAAACCATTCGGCGAGACATCATGTCCGAGCTGGGCGAGGGCACCGAAAGGGTTCATGTCAGCGTAGAAAATGGCGTCGCGACGCTGTCGGGCATGGTTTTGAATCGGGAAGCCATGATGGAAGCGGAGGAGGCCGCTTATGATGGCGGCGCGCGAAAAGTGCGAAACGAAATGCAAGTATTTCGATATGATGAGCGACCGTGGGGAGAAATGAGTGATAGGAGTTTGGCCAGGGCTGTGAGAGAAGAATTGTCATGGAGTCCATTTGTGGATGAGGATCCGATTCGGGTGAATGCCCGGCGAGGAGTGGTAACGTTGCAAGGAACTGTTAAGGACAGGTCGCAAATGGCGGCTGCAGTCGAAAATGCCTATGAAGCCGGAGCCCGTCGTGTCAATAATCAACTAAGGATTGGCAACTAA